In Paeniglutamicibacter kerguelensis, one genomic interval encodes:
- a CDS encoding methylenetetrahydrofolate reductase: protein MSITPSAAPPSLSYELYPPVNRDATEGVFNSIEALQATNPDYVSVTYSGTHARRRASLELIEHLIQNTRLRPLAHLTCVGESRQSLENLIRHFISLGVRGVLALRGDLPTDPDGWRGEFPFARYLIELIREVETEHSAALAGGRLGVGVAAYPIQHPESPSFEHDVEVLLAKERSGANYAITQVYFRPEEYTNLVDAARRAGVGIPIIPGVIPLNSLKRLNRLASMTGVEPDPILAHALETASSDAERHYIGVNAAVTLARRAFDDGAPGVHLYTFNDHRGSLDVIERLELPRTRAQVSNSWAARAAV from the coding sequence ATGAGCATTACACCGTCCGCGGCCCCGCCGTCACTGTCCTATGAGCTGTACCCGCCGGTGAACCGCGACGCGACCGAGGGCGTTTTCAACAGCATCGAGGCGCTTCAGGCCACGAACCCCGACTACGTGTCGGTCACCTACTCGGGGACCCACGCACGCCGCCGGGCCTCGCTGGAACTGATCGAACACCTCATCCAGAACACCAGGCTGCGCCCGCTGGCACACCTGACCTGTGTGGGGGAGAGCCGCCAGTCCCTCGAGAACCTGATCCGCCACTTCATCTCGCTCGGGGTCCGCGGGGTCCTGGCGCTTCGCGGCGACCTGCCCACCGATCCGGACGGCTGGCGCGGGGAGTTCCCCTTCGCCCGCTACCTGATCGAACTGATCCGCGAGGTCGAAACCGAGCACTCGGCGGCGCTGGCCGGCGGGCGGCTGGGGGTCGGCGTGGCGGCCTACCCGATCCAGCACCCCGAATCCCCGTCGTTCGAGCACGACGTGGAGGTCTTGCTCGCCAAGGAACGCTCGGGGGCAAATTATGCGATCACCCAGGTGTACTTCCGGCCCGAGGAATACACCAACCTGGTTGACGCAGCACGCCGCGCAGGGGTTGGCATCCCGATTATTCCGGGGGTCATCCCGCTGAATTCGCTCAAACGGCTCAACAGGCTGGCCTCGATGACGGGGGTTGAACCGGACCCAATCCTTGCGCATGCGCTGGAAACGGCAAGCAGCGATGCCGAACGCCACTACATCGGGGTCAACGCCGCCGTCACGCTGGCCCGGCGCGCCTTCGACGACGGAGCCCCGGGCGTCCACCTCTACACCTTCAACGACCACCGCGGTTCCCTCGACGTCATCGAACGGCTCGAGCTGCCCCGCACCCGGGCCCAAGTCAGCAACTCCTGGGCCGCCCGCGCAGCCGTCTAG
- a CDS encoding O-acetylhomoserine aminocarboxypropyltransferase/cysteine synthase family protein — protein sequence MATSTWQNATTEIHSGYSPAGPHRPMTVPIYNSAAFEFPDYATAAELFSLKKAGFTYSRTGNPTVSVLEARAAALEGGIGALATATGQAAVAVSLLALLQGPNHLVASNKLYGGTVDLLTDTFADFGVTVTFVDPEDPANWAAAITAKTRGFLLESVSNPLVTLVDLRAITDVARAAGIPVVVDNTLATPAAYRPIDFGADIVVHSATKALAGHGSVLGGLIVDAGTFDFSDPARWPQIAAPKARYYGDSLLERYGPNAYLMLARSKFLHDLGPTLTAASASAILTGIETLSLRVAKAQANVLDLVAALDAHPAVARVHHPSLPGHQDHELAHRDFPAGTGCVFSFDLHDASAVPQVVDSVELFALAANIGDARSLIVHPAAMTHCRLSDAQLAAAGISAGTLRVSVGLEDSADLIADLTGALDALTQETTSPTRESVGV from the coding sequence ATGGCCACCAGCACCTGGCAGAACGCCACCACCGAAATCCACTCCGGGTACAGCCCCGCGGGCCCGCACCGACCCATGACCGTGCCGATCTACAACTCCGCAGCGTTCGAGTTCCCCGACTACGCCACCGCGGCCGAGCTCTTCTCGCTGAAAAAGGCGGGCTTCACCTACTCGCGCACCGGCAACCCCACGGTCTCCGTGCTGGAGGCACGCGCCGCGGCTCTGGAGGGCGGCATCGGGGCGCTGGCCACCGCCACGGGCCAGGCTGCCGTCGCCGTTTCCCTGCTGGCCCTGCTGCAGGGGCCGAACCACCTGGTGGCCTCCAACAAGCTCTACGGCGGCACCGTCGACCTGCTCACCGACACCTTCGCCGACTTCGGCGTGACCGTCACGTTTGTCGACCCGGAGGACCCCGCCAACTGGGCTGCGGCCATCACGGCGAAGACCCGCGGCTTCCTGCTCGAATCGGTGTCCAACCCGCTGGTCACCCTGGTGGACCTGCGCGCCATCACGGACGTCGCCCGCGCGGCCGGCATCCCGGTGGTCGTCGACAACACCCTGGCCACCCCGGCCGCCTACCGCCCCATCGATTTCGGTGCCGACATCGTTGTCCATTCGGCCACCAAGGCGCTGGCCGGCCACGGCTCGGTGCTCGGGGGACTGATCGTCGATGCGGGCACCTTCGATTTTTCCGATCCGGCCCGCTGGCCGCAGATCGCGGCCCCCAAGGCCCGGTACTACGGGGATTCGCTGCTGGAACGCTACGGCCCCAACGCCTACTTGATGCTGGCCCGCTCCAAGTTCCTGCACGATCTGGGCCCCACGCTCACCGCGGCCTCGGCCTCGGCGATCCTCACGGGCATCGAGACGCTCTCGCTGCGTGTGGCCAAGGCGCAGGCCAACGTGCTGGACCTGGTGGCGGCCCTGGATGCGCACCCGGCCGTGGCCAGGGTCCACCACCCGTCGCTGCCCGGCCACCAGGACCACGAGCTGGCGCACCGGGACTTCCCGGCCGGCACCGGCTGCGTGTTCTCCTTCGACCTCCACGACGCCTCCGCCGTCCCGCAGGTCGTCGACTCGGTCGAACTCTTCGCCCTGGCCGCCAACATCGGCGACGCACGGTCGCTGATCGTGCACCCCGCCGCCATGACCCACTGCCGGCTTTCCGACGCGCAGCTTGCCGCCGCCGGGATCTCCGCCGGGACTCTGCGCGTTTCGGTTGGCCTGGAGGACTCGGCGGACCTGATCGCGGACCTGACCGGTGCGCTTGATGCGCTGACCCAAGAAACCACATCACCGACCCGCGAATCCGTCGGCGTCTAG
- the metE gene encoding 5-methyltetrahydropteroyltriglutamate--homocysteine S-methyltransferase, producing MTKPTFPAASILGYPRIGPNRELKKALEAHWANRTDEATLHAAARELQQANLAKLTTLGLGATDASLPGDFAYYDQVLDATVALSSLPTRFADLADADGTINTAASFVLARGDESRAPLEMTKWFDTNYHYLVPEIGENTPIAANAKPLVESFKAHAANGNTIRPTLVGPITYLLLAKAEDGAAAGFDPLTRIDEVVAAYARILTELAAAGAPWVQIDEPALVTDRGAELAVPGALAESVYTRLAAATERPALFVTFGYGTAGDVTRPGAAQGLLARAGVEAVHADLVRGLAPKAEFLDDLAGSTLVAGIVDSRNIWRNNLAASLNVLKSLRTEVQTSNGILAVGTATSLQHVPHDVALENNLPAHLPAWLAFANQKVAEVITLAKGLAQGESAIAAELSAAESAINHRAAFAGTTVAAVRERLAALTDADFSRSDAATREAAQEAALNLPVLPTTTIGSFPQTGEVRTARAAHRNGSIDDAAYEGFLKAEIARVVELQERLGLDVLVHGEAERNDMVQYFAENFDGFSETANGWVQSYGSRATRPSILWGDVSRPVAFTVPWISYAASLTNKPFKGMLTGPVTILAWSFIRDDEPLSVSANQVALALRDEIADLQDAGIGIIQVDEPALRELLPLRKADQAAYLKWSVDSFRLSTAGAVDATQIHTHLCYSEFGEIIDAIDALDADVTSIEAARSRMEVTADLTEFGYSRGIGPGVYDIHSPRVPSTEEVAELIEIALASLPAKQLWINPDCGLKTRGYAETEASLANLVEAAIAARATIGANTGANV from the coding sequence ATGACGAAGCCAACCTTCCCGGCAGCATCCATCCTCGGCTACCCGCGCATCGGACCGAACCGCGAGCTCAAGAAGGCCCTCGAAGCGCACTGGGCCAACCGCACCGACGAGGCCACCCTGCACGCCGCGGCCCGCGAGCTGCAGCAGGCCAACCTGGCCAAGCTGACCACCCTGGGCCTGGGCGCCACCGACGCCTCGCTGCCCGGCGACTTCGCCTACTACGACCAGGTCCTGGACGCCACCGTGGCGCTTTCCTCCCTGCCCACCCGCTTCGCGGACCTTGCAGATGCCGACGGCACCATCAACACGGCCGCCTCGTTTGTGCTGGCCCGCGGCGACGAGTCCCGCGCCCCGCTGGAAATGACCAAGTGGTTCGACACCAACTACCACTACCTGGTCCCGGAGATCGGTGAGAACACCCCGATCGCGGCCAACGCCAAGCCGCTGGTTGAAAGCTTCAAGGCCCACGCGGCCAACGGAAACACCATCCGCCCCACGCTGGTCGGTCCCATCACCTACCTGCTGCTGGCCAAGGCCGAGGACGGCGCCGCAGCGGGCTTCGACCCGCTGACCCGCATCGACGAGGTCGTCGCCGCCTACGCACGGATCCTTACCGAGCTTGCCGCCGCCGGTGCCCCGTGGGTGCAGATCGATGAGCCGGCACTTGTCACCGACCGCGGCGCCGAGCTCGCAGTTCCCGGCGCGCTGGCAGAGTCCGTCTATACCAGGCTCGCCGCCGCCACCGAACGCCCGGCCCTCTTTGTCACCTTCGGCTACGGAACCGCCGGGGACGTGACCCGCCCGGGTGCCGCCCAGGGCCTGCTGGCCCGCGCCGGCGTCGAGGCCGTGCACGCGGACCTGGTCCGCGGACTGGCCCCGAAGGCCGAATTCCTCGACGACCTCGCCGGCTCCACCCTGGTGGCCGGCATCGTCGACTCCCGCAACATCTGGCGCAACAACCTCGCCGCCTCGCTAAACGTCCTGAAGTCCCTGCGCACCGAGGTCCAGACGTCCAACGGCATCCTCGCCGTGGGCACCGCCACCTCGCTGCAGCACGTCCCGCACGACGTCGCCCTGGAAAACAACCTGCCGGCGCACCTGCCGGCATGGCTGGCCTTCGCCAACCAGAAGGTCGCCGAGGTCATCACCCTGGCCAAGGGCCTGGCGCAGGGCGAATCCGCGATCGCCGCCGAGCTGTCCGCCGCCGAATCGGCGATCAACCACCGGGCGGCATTCGCCGGCACCACCGTTGCCGCGGTCCGCGAACGCCTGGCGGCACTCACCGACGCCGACTTCTCCCGCTCCGATGCCGCCACCCGCGAGGCGGCCCAGGAAGCCGCGCTGAACCTGCCGGTGCTGCCGACCACCACCATCGGCTCCTTCCCGCAGACCGGCGAGGTCCGCACCGCCCGCGCAGCGCACCGCAACGGCAGCATCGACGACGCCGCCTACGAGGGCTTCCTCAAGGCGGAGATCGCCCGCGTGGTGGAGCTGCAGGAACGCCTGGGCCTGGACGTGCTGGTGCACGGCGAGGCCGAGCGCAACGACATGGTCCAGTACTTCGCCGAGAACTTCGACGGTTTCTCCGAGACCGCCAACGGCTGGGTGCAGTCCTACGGATCGCGCGCCACCCGCCCGTCGATCCTCTGGGGGGATGTCTCCCGCCCGGTGGCCTTCACCGTGCCGTGGATCTCCTACGCCGCGTCGCTGACCAACAAGCCGTTCAAGGGCATGCTCACCGGCCCGGTCACCATCCTGGCTTGGAGCTTCATCCGCGACGACGAGCCGCTGTCCGTCTCCGCAAACCAGGTGGCCCTGGCGCTGCGCGACGAGATCGCGGACCTGCAGGACGCCGGCATCGGCATCATCCAGGTCGACGAGCCGGCACTGCGCGAACTGCTCCCGCTGCGCAAGGCCGACCAGGCCGCCTACCTGAAGTGGTCGGTCGACTCCTTCCGCCTGTCAACCGCCGGCGCCGTGGACGCCACCCAGATCCACACCCACCTGTGCTACTCGGAGTTCGGGGAGATCATCGACGCCATCGACGCGCTGGATGCCGACGTCACCTCGATCGAGGCCGCCCGCTCCCGCATGGAGGTCACCGCGGACCTGACCGAGTTCGGCTACAGCCGCGGCATCGGCCCGGGCGTCTACGACATCCACTCCCCGCGCGTGCCGTCCACCGAAGAGGTCGCCGAGCTCATCGAGATCGCCCTGGCCTCGCTGCCGGCCAAGCAGCTGTGGATCAACCCGGACTGCGGCCTGAAGACCCGCGGCTACGCGGAGACCGAGGCCTCGCTGGCCAACCTGGTGGAGGCGGCCATCGCTGCCCGCGCCACCATTGGCGCAAACACCGGCGCAAACGTCTAA